The proteins below come from a single Anaerobaca lacustris genomic window:
- a CDS encoding sugar phosphate nucleotidyltransferase — translation MRGVVLAGGTGSRLRPLTKVTNKHLLPVGQKPMIYYPIERLTGVGIEEILIVTGVEHMGDVVGLLGSGREFGCRFTYKVQDEAGGIAQALGLAENFANGQSIAVILGDNVFQGDLRQHAGAFIKQGQGARLLLKQVPDPERFGVAEICDGRVLGIEEKPKTPKSDYAIIGVYFYDGTVFDIIRTLKPSARGELEITDVNNAYIRKGQLGYDILEGWWTDAGTFESLARANELVQKEPLK, via the coding sequence ATCCGGGGTGTCGTGCTGGCCGGCGGGACGGGATCGCGCCTGCGGCCGCTGACGAAGGTCACGAACAAGCACTTGCTGCCCGTCGGGCAGAAACCCATGATCTACTATCCCATCGAGAGGCTCACCGGCGTCGGGATCGAAGAGATCCTGATCGTTACGGGCGTCGAGCACATGGGCGACGTGGTGGGTCTGCTGGGCTCGGGAAGGGAGTTCGGTTGCCGGTTCACGTACAAGGTCCAGGATGAGGCCGGCGGGATCGCCCAAGCCCTCGGGCTGGCGGAGAACTTTGCCAACGGACAGTCGATAGCCGTGATCCTGGGCGACAACGTCTTCCAGGGCGACCTCAGGCAACACGCCGGAGCGTTCATCAAGCAGGGCCAGGGCGCCCGGCTGCTGCTCAAGCAGGTGCCTGATCCCGAGCGGTTCGGCGTCGCTGAGATTTGCGACGGCAGGGTCCTCGGGATCGAAGAGAAGCCGAAGACGCCGAAGTCCGACTACGCGATCATCGGCGTGTATTTCTATGACGGGACCGTCTTCGACATCATCCGAACGCTCAAACCTTCGGCCCGTGGCGAGCTGGAAATCACCGATGTGAACAACGCCTATATTCGCAAGGGGCAGTTGGGATACGATATTCTCGAAGGCTGGTGGACGGACGCCGGGACGTTCGAGTCCCTCGCCCGGGCCAACGAGTTGGTGCAGAAGGAGCCGCTGAAGTGA
- a CDS encoding LpxI family protein, with translation MKGCSRLYEVTNRRIQQQGVHMTPAMMKHDIVGLIAGGGRLPFMVAAGARKAGRRVVCVGLAGYVDAALASEVDVFYEVAVARPGSWIRRLRKHGAIEAIMVGTVTKSHLFTRRRILRYVPDWRAFRIYYWRLRGRPKQTDVLLTALADELATGGIRLENSTMYCEQYMADSGVMTKHQPAAQVLRDIEFGWPLARQLGDMDIGQAIAVREREVIAVEAIEGTAEMIKRAGQFCRAGGWTLIKTAKPGQDPRFDVPCVGPETIRDLAANGAACLAVEAGKTIVIDKPQTIALADQFGICVLGR, from the coding sequence TTGAAAGGATGCAGCCGTCTCTATGAGGTCACGAACCGTCGAATACAGCAGCAGGGCGTCCACATGACGCCGGCCATGATGAAACACGACATCGTGGGCCTGATCGCAGGCGGAGGGCGATTGCCTTTCATGGTGGCCGCCGGTGCGAGGAAGGCAGGACGGCGTGTGGTCTGCGTCGGCCTGGCCGGCTATGTGGACGCGGCGCTGGCGTCCGAGGTGGATGTGTTCTACGAGGTCGCGGTAGCCCGTCCCGGTAGCTGGATTCGCCGCCTCCGCAAACATGGGGCGATCGAGGCCATCATGGTCGGCACCGTCACGAAGTCGCACCTGTTCACGCGGAGGCGTATCCTGCGCTACGTGCCGGACTGGCGAGCGTTTCGCATCTACTACTGGCGGCTTCGCGGCCGGCCCAAACAAACAGACGTACTCCTGACCGCCCTGGCCGACGAGCTGGCCACCGGCGGCATTCGCTTGGAGAACTCCACGATGTACTGCGAGCAATACATGGCCGATTCGGGCGTCATGACGAAACACCAGCCCGCCGCACAGGTGCTCCGCGATATCGAATTCGGCTGGCCGCTGGCCCGGCAGCTTGGCGACATGGACATCGGCCAGGCCATCGCCGTCCGCGAGCGCGAGGTGATCGCCGTCGAGGCCATCGAGGGCACCGCCGAGATGATCAAGCGGGCGGGCCAGTTCTGCAGGGCCGGAGGATGGACCCTCATCAAGACCGCCAAGCCCGGGCAGGACCCGCGATTCGACGTGCCCTGCGTCGGGCCCGAGACGATCCGCGACCTCGCCGCCAACGGCGCCGCCTGCCTGGCTGTCGAGGCGGGCAAGACCATCGTCATCGACAAGCCCCAGACCATCGCCCTGGCCGACCAGTTCGGCATCTGTGTCCTTGGCCGCTGA
- a CDS encoding GEVED domain-containing protein: MKGSTESRSHRAVLLVVLISIVALPASVRAQATNDCDWQAGQPHKMHWPQLPDFTPTGTGVDLSAAALADDFLCTATGPIRNIHIWTSFHNDSLPKEGADGLTLELTFYSNRSGDDATSGRPGELLWSRTFSPGQYTAQNIHNGSNNWYDPATETYLSESHRQTYQYNFCVQDQPFIQHEGNVYWLGLRVAAPATDGAFAWKTTSRRRQWNSSAVVLTQGSWDWTHVNYPDRHEDAAAPVDLAFVITGGDETTPEYDLGDAPDSTGNFASVKMPAYSGTVAGDFPTVYRTGSPPYGPLHRQPRDAFFLGTWVSLENEADLGPDDDGVNNLVPPSGVSNQDGGDDGLVLPVVMPHLGRTTLDYTVTKTSHLAGEIYINVWCDWNRDGDWNDTIVAADGTLIPEWAVQDHPLNLVGIGAYTLTTPAFTCWHPQADEADPIWVRITISEQRWQDIVAAPKAGGAGPAGGYQYGETEDYYLRPLMQAGPTRYDWGDAPAGYPTLAIHNGARHIIAGPWLGDASDRPDAETDGLPHPNALGDDFENGVSIPPLVQGRPASITVEVSGDGGVVQGWIDFNADKTWQAGEQVFNGFLPDGIHVLSVDVPQNAAVGQAFARFRISTHGSLDPGGPAANGEVEDHEVWIDPQPANVKWCQRPDPTHRGIGIRIDGTQDSPRALADNFQCTSRDRLTHVRLWGSWMNDQSGEIRLVRLRIYADDPAGPEGADKTNPFGKPRPEVLWEKQFAAGQFQENLYHILTVGSQWWWDPAAGQAIAGSNTQIWQLDFEIDAEEAFLQDGSEQNPRIYWLSVEMETTGGQFGWNTRRWPEYFADDAVWDLGTKLPRPWQELRYPADHPCYDSRYNSVDMAFCLRYTSDGAAEPPVTSRPSTITYCPAFETMCPATETKCPATVTQCPTVQTRCPTTETQCPPMVTSCPTVSTSCPASLTQCPTMQTQCPSTETRCPPSVTQCPTTETQCPATQTHCPVFQTRCPAVQTQCPATSTTCPIVETQCPTTETRCPPSVTRCPATETRCPATLTQCPTMETLCPATTTKCSTNRLVMMSGPVRDVLAQMCPVVDTECLSVADYLAMMAR; the protein is encoded by the coding sequence ATGAAGGGGTCAACAGAATCTCGTTCACATCGTGCAGTTCTTCTCGTCGTGCTGATCTCCATCGTCGCCTTGCCGGCGTCGGTGCGCGCCCAGGCGACGAACGATTGCGACTGGCAGGCAGGCCAGCCACACAAGATGCACTGGCCGCAACTGCCGGATTTCACCCCGACCGGCACCGGTGTGGACCTCTCGGCCGCCGCACTGGCCGACGACTTCCTCTGCACCGCCACCGGCCCGATCCGGAACATCCACATCTGGACCTCCTTCCACAACGACAGTCTGCCGAAAGAAGGAGCGGACGGCCTGACACTGGAACTGACCTTCTACTCGAACCGCTCCGGCGACGACGCCACATCGGGCCGGCCGGGCGAACTGCTCTGGAGCCGCACGTTCTCACCGGGCCAGTACACCGCCCAGAACATCCACAACGGCTCCAACAACTGGTACGACCCGGCGACGGAAACGTATCTCTCTGAAAGCCACAGACAGACCTATCAGTACAACTTCTGCGTGCAGGATCAGCCCTTCATTCAACACGAAGGAAACGTCTACTGGCTGGGCCTCCGAGTCGCCGCACCGGCCACAGACGGCGCCTTCGCATGGAAGACCACGTCGCGCCGGCGGCAATGGAACAGTAGCGCGGTCGTTCTGACCCAGGGGTCGTGGGACTGGACGCATGTCAACTACCCCGACCGACATGAGGACGCGGCGGCCCCTGTGGACCTGGCCTTCGTTATTACCGGCGGTGACGAGACGACGCCCGAATATGACCTTGGTGACGCCCCGGACAGCACCGGCAACTTTGCATCCGTCAAGATGCCGGCGTATTCGGGCACTGTCGCAGGCGATTTCCCCACCGTCTACCGAACGGGAAGCCCGCCGTATGGCCCCCTGCACCGGCAGCCCCGTGACGCATTCTTCCTTGGCACGTGGGTCAGCCTCGAAAACGAGGCCGACCTCGGTCCTGACGACGACGGGGTCAACAACCTCGTCCCCCCGTCCGGCGTGTCCAACCAGGACGGCGGCGACGACGGGCTCGTGCTGCCCGTGGTCATGCCGCATCTCGGACGGACCACGTTGGACTACACCGTGACGAAGACGAGCCACCTGGCCGGGGAAATCTATATCAATGTCTGGTGCGATTGGAATCGCGACGGCGATTGGAACGACACGATCGTCGCCGCAGACGGCACGTTGATTCCCGAATGGGCCGTTCAGGATCATCCGCTGAACCTCGTCGGCATTGGCGCCTACACGCTGACGACGCCGGCCTTCACCTGCTGGCACCCTCAGGCGGATGAGGCGGACCCGATCTGGGTGCGCATCACGATCTCGGAACAGAGATGGCAGGACATCGTGGCTGCGCCCAAGGCGGGCGGCGCGGGTCCGGCCGGCGGCTACCAATACGGCGAGACGGAAGACTACTACCTTCGGCCGCTGATGCAGGCCGGTCCGACGCGCTATGACTGGGGCGACGCTCCCGCCGGGTATCCGACCCTGGCGATTCACAACGGCGCTCGACACATCATCGCCGGACCGTGGCTGGGCGACGCGTCGGACCGACCGGACGCAGAAACCGATGGCTTGCCCCATCCAAACGCGCTGGGCGACGACTTCGAGAACGGCGTGTCGATCCCGCCGCTGGTCCAGGGCCGGCCGGCCTCTATCACCGTAGAGGTCAGCGGTGACGGCGGTGTCGTTCAAGGGTGGATCGACTTCAACGCGGATAAGACCTGGCAGGCCGGCGAACAGGTGTTCAACGGTTTCCTGCCGGACGGCATTCACGTTCTGTCGGTGGACGTTCCGCAGAACGCGGCGGTCGGGCAGGCGTTCGCCAGATTCCGCATCAGCACGCACGGCAGTCTCGACCCCGGCGGCCCGGCGGCCAACGGGGAGGTGGAAGACCACGAAGTGTGGATCGACCCGCAGCCAGCCAATGTGAAATGGTGCCAGCGGCCTGATCCGACCCATCGTGGCATCGGCATTCGCATCGACGGCACGCAGGACTCCCCTCGCGCCCTGGCGGACAACTTCCAGTGCACCAGCCGCGACCGGCTGACCCACGTCCGTCTGTGGGGCTCGTGGATGAACGACCAGAGCGGCGAGATCCGTCTGGTGCGGCTGCGCATCTACGCCGACGATCCGGCCGGGCCCGAAGGCGCCGACAAAACAAACCCATTCGGCAAGCCCCGTCCGGAAGTCCTCTGGGAGAAGCAATTCGCCGCAGGCCAGTTCCAGGAAAACCTTTATCACATTCTGACGGTCGGTAGCCAGTGGTGGTGGGACCCGGCCGCAGGACAGGCGATTGCGGGCAGCAACACGCAGATCTGGCAGCTCGACTTCGAGATCGACGCAGAGGAAGCCTTCCTGCAGGACGGCTCCGAGCAGAATCCTCGCATCTACTGGCTGTCGGTCGAGATGGAGACCACGGGTGGGCAGTTCGGCTGGAACACGCGCCGCTGGCCCGAGTACTTCGCCGACGACGCCGTGTGGGACCTCGGCACAAAGCTGCCCCGTCCCTGGCAGGAGTTGCGGTATCCGGCGGATCATCCGTGCTACGACAGCCGATACAACTCCGTCGATATGGCTTTCTGCCTGCGGTATACGTCGGACGGCGCAGCCGAACCTCCGGTCACGTCGCGTCCGTCAACGATCACCTATTGTCCGGCCTTTGAGACCATGTGCCCGGCGACCGAGACGAAGTGCCCCGCCACAGTGACCCAATGCCCGACGGTGCAGACGCGATGCCCCACGACCGAGACGCAGTGCCCGCCGATGGTCACGAGTTGCCCGACGGTCTCGACCTCGTGTCCGGCAAGCCTCACCCAATGCCCGACGATGCAGACGCAATGTCCGAGTACGGAAACCCGATGTCCGCCGAGCGTCACCCAGTGTCCCACCACGGAAACGCAATGCCCGGCGACACAGACACACTGTCCCGTTTTCCAGACCCGCTGCCCGGCAGTTCAAACGCAGTGCCCGGCAACGTCCACCACGTGCCCCATAGTGGAGACGCAGTGCCCGACCACCGAGACCCGCTGTCCGCCGAGCGTCACACGGTGTCCCGCAACGGAGACGCGGTGCCCGGCGACCTTGACGCAATGCCCGACGATGGAAACGCTGTGCCCGGCCACGACGACGAAGTGCTCCACGAACCGACTCGTGATGATGAGCGGGCCGGTGCGCGACGTCCTCGCGCAGATGTGTCCTGTGGTGGACACCGAGTGTCTCAGCGTTGCCGACTATCTCGCGATGATGGCACGGTAG
- a CDS encoding AbrB/MazE/SpoVT family DNA-binding domain-containing protein encodes MLIPLIRIGNSKGVRLPKAVIEQAGLEDQIDLEVKDGKVILSSARPARAGWEAAAQACHDGGHDDLADWDGALNDFEGSWE; translated from the coding sequence ATGCTGATACCACTGATACGAATCGGGAACTCCAAGGGTGTTCGCCTGCCGAAGGCGGTGATCGAGCAGGCGGGTCTGGAAGACCAGATCGATCTGGAGGTCAAGGACGGCAAAGTGATTCTCTCCTCCGCTCGCCCGGCCCGGGCCGGATGGGAGGCGGCCGCACAGGCATGCCATGACGGCGGTCACGATGACTTGGCCGACTGGGACGGCGCCTTGAATGACTTCGAAGGATCGTGGGAATGA
- the rfbB gene encoding dTDP-glucose 4,6-dehydratase, with amino-acid sequence MKRLLVTGGTGFIGSNFVRMVLSEHPDCLLVNLDKLTYAGNLENLAEFLQHENHVFVQGDIADGSLVARLLDEHRIEAIVNFAAESHVDRSIAGPKIFIDTNVGGTLTLLEAARDKKVARFVQVSTDEVYGSLGSEGMFTERTPLRPNSPYSASKASADHFVRAFGHTWGLPYNITRCSNNYGPYQFPEKLIPLMIHNAIHDKELPVYGDGLYVRDWLYVYDHCTAIWRVLERAPSGKIYNIGGCNEKPNLEVIRLILKHLGKPETLIKHVKDRPGHDRRYAIDASKIIRELDWKPSVTFEEGIARTIDWYLANTGWLAHVVSGDYQKYYDTMYANR; translated from the coding sequence ATGAAACGACTCCTCGTCACCGGCGGCACCGGCTTCATCGGCAGCAACTTCGTCCGAATGGTCCTGTCGGAGCACCCGGACTGCCTGCTGGTCAATCTCGACAAGCTCACGTACGCCGGCAATCTCGAGAATCTCGCCGAATTTCTGCAGCACGAGAATCATGTGTTCGTCCAAGGTGACATCGCCGACGGTTCCCTCGTCGCACGGCTCCTCGACGAGCACCGGATCGAGGCCATCGTCAATTTTGCCGCCGAGAGCCACGTAGACCGCTCGATTGCTGGACCGAAGATCTTCATCGACACCAACGTCGGCGGCACGCTGACGCTGCTCGAAGCTGCTCGCGACAAGAAGGTCGCGCGGTTCGTCCAGGTCTCCACCGACGAGGTCTATGGCTCGCTCGGCTCCGAAGGCATGTTCACCGAGCGGACGCCGCTGCGCCCGAACTCGCCCTATTCGGCCAGCAAGGCCTCGGCCGACCATTTCGTCCGGGCGTTCGGGCACACCTGGGGTCTGCCGTACAACATCACCCGCTGCTCCAACAACTACGGGCCCTATCAGTTCCCCGAGAAGCTGATCCCGCTGATGATCCACAACGCGATCCACGACAAGGAGTTGCCCGTCTACGGCGACGGCCTCTACGTTCGCGACTGGCTGTACGTTTACGACCACTGCACCGCGATCTGGCGCGTGCTCGAGAGGGCGCCGTCGGGGAAGATCTACAACATCGGCGGGTGCAACGAGAAGCCTAACCTCGAAGTGATCCGGCTCATTCTCAAGCATCTCGGCAAGCCCGAGACGTTGATCAAGCACGTCAAAGACCGCCCAGGCCACGACCGCCGTTATGCCATCGACGCGAGCAAGATCATTCGCGAGCTGGACTGGAAACCCTCCGTGACGTTCGAGGAAGGCATCGCCAGGACCATCGACTGGTACCTTGCCAACACCGGATGGCTGGCCCACGTCGTCTCCGGCGACTACCAGAAGTACTACGACACCATGTACGCCAACCGCTGA
- the rfbD gene encoding dTDP-4-dehydrorhamnose reductase: MTRKGAHRDKPAIAVLGGRGMLGTDLVAACTARGFDVRGYDLPEFDITDAEHLRGVVEASDAILNCAAYTDVDGAETHTALAHRVNAEAVGHLGELAAQYGRWVLHFSTDFVFDGTFDRPYVETDAPNPINEYGRSKLAGEERLAASGCSYCVVRLQWTYGLHGNSFVTKTIERAVTERRLAVVEDQVGSPTPTTLVADVACELLGRKTEGTFHLASAGYVSRFGVTQFVFERLGLNVELAPCCSSEYLTPATRPLNSRFDCRKIQTLLKDPIEPWQQGLERFLRQL, translated from the coding sequence GTGACACGCAAGGGCGCGCACAGGGACAAGCCCGCTATCGCCGTCCTTGGCGGCAGGGGAATGCTTGGGACCGATCTGGTGGCTGCATGTACTGCCCGAGGGTTCGACGTTCGCGGCTACGACCTGCCGGAGTTTGACATCACCGATGCCGAGCATCTGCGAGGTGTGGTCGAGGCGTCGGACGCTATCCTCAACTGCGCCGCCTACACCGACGTCGACGGCGCTGAGACGCATACGGCGCTGGCCCACCGGGTCAACGCCGAGGCCGTCGGTCATCTCGGCGAACTGGCGGCTCAGTACGGCCGATGGGTTCTGCACTTCAGCACGGATTTCGTCTTTGACGGGACGTTCGATCGGCCTTACGTGGAGACCGACGCTCCCAACCCGATCAATGAGTACGGTCGAAGCAAGTTGGCCGGGGAGGAACGGCTGGCCGCGAGCGGCTGCTCCTATTGTGTGGTTCGGCTTCAGTGGACCTACGGTCTGCACGGAAACAGCTTCGTAACCAAGACCATCGAACGCGCGGTTACCGAGCGGCGGCTTGCCGTGGTCGAAGACCAGGTCGGCTCACCGACCCCGACGACGCTGGTGGCCGATGTCGCGTGCGAGTTGCTGGGGCGTAAAACGGAAGGGACGTTCCACCTGGCCAGCGCCGGCTACGTCAGCAGGTTCGGCGTGACGCAGTTCGTATTCGAGCGGCTCGGACTGAACGTGGAACTGGCGCCGTGTTGCAGCAGCGAATACCTGACGCCGGCCACGCGGCCCTTGAACAGCCGATTCGATTGCCGTAAGATCCAGACCCTGCTGAAAGACCCCATTGAGCCGTGGCAGCAGGGGCTCGAACGCTTTCTGAGGCAGCTATGA
- the mnmA gene encoding tRNA 2-thiouridine(34) synthase MnmA: MTAERHNVVVALSGGVDSSVAAALLLEAGHRVQGVFMITCEQGRHAQAEAEEVAGRLGIHLTVLDLRDDFAQILAYFFGEYAKARTPNPCVMCNRLVKFGKLWDFARQAGAEFLATGHYARIITTDGQAGLYESVTPFKDQSYALSMIDRNVLAHVLLPMGEHSKDQARQIARRLALGTEAKAESQEICFIPDDDYAAMLEQHHPELIRQGEIVDSSGTVLGTHQGIHRFTIGQRRGLRVAMGKPYYVIGLDAGSNTVILGPKEEVMHRRLIANRANWLIEPPQSSFHASVKIRYNDRGKPATVHPTEDAVHVEFDEPNMAITPGQLAVFYTDEGPLRRVVGAGWIERADG, encoded by the coding sequence GGGCCACCGTGTCCAGGGCGTGTTCATGATTACCTGCGAGCAGGGCCGCCACGCCCAGGCAGAAGCCGAGGAGGTGGCCGGCCGACTTGGCATCCACTTGACCGTGCTCGATCTGCGCGACGACTTCGCGCAGATTCTCGCCTATTTCTTTGGCGAGTACGCCAAGGCCCGCACGCCCAACCCCTGCGTAATGTGCAACCGCCTGGTCAAGTTCGGCAAGCTCTGGGATTTCGCCCGCCAGGCGGGCGCCGAGTTCCTCGCGACCGGCCACTACGCCAGGATCATCACAACCGACGGCCAGGCCGGACTTTATGAAAGCGTAACCCCTTTCAAAGACCAGTCTTATGCATTGTCGATGATCGACCGCAACGTATTGGCCCACGTGCTGCTGCCGATGGGCGAACACTCCAAGGACCAGGCCCGCCAGATCGCCCGGCGACTGGCCCTGGGCACGGAGGCCAAGGCCGAGTCACAGGAGATCTGCTTCATCCCCGACGACGACTACGCTGCAATGCTCGAACAGCACCACCCCGAGTTGATCCGGCAAGGTGAGATCGTGGACAGTTCGGGCACGGTGCTCGGCACACACCAGGGCATACACCGTTTCACAATCGGCCAGCGGCGCGGCCTGCGCGTGGCGATGGGCAAGCCCTACTATGTTATCGGTCTCGACGCTGGCAGCAACACGGTGATCCTGGGCCCGAAGGAAGAGGTGATGCACCGCCGCCTGATCGCCAACCGGGCCAACTGGCTGATCGAGCCGCCGCAATCGTCGTTCCATGCGTCCGTTAAAATCCGCTATAACGACCGAGGCAAACCTGCCACGGTGCATCCGACCGAGGACGCCGTGCACGTGGAATTCGACGAGCCCAACATGGCCATCACCCCGGGGCAACTCGCTGTCTTCTATACGGACGAAGGCCCGCTGCGGCGCGTCGTGGGCGCCGGCTGGATCGAACGAGCCGACGGATAG
- a CDS encoding glycosyltransferase family 9 protein: MVQTRDDILSLLEAKGAQVAKEAQRGVILQPGALGDCILTLPLVKVMTEALGLGGVDLVGHSEYIGILPGRSCVSSVRSIDSTELHRLFVEPAKFDLADRDPLINTFADYAWIVTFLGEPDGPFEQNLIFTANCSHSAEIITLSLKPPQDAGRHVAEHYVHQFARQSSLPPDQAKVATVEPLIQVTAADRERGLEMVEQMGIDVSRRLVVIHPGSGGRHKCWHIANFLDVARTLRDREIEVLFLLGPAEVERFESMDKARLYATARCAAHLPLSRVVDLLACADAFLGNDSGVTHLAAGMGLRTIAMFGPTDPALYQPIGPAVTVLQDPHDRFTRQPCPDLQKVVAEGLAAPPQSPATA; the protein is encoded by the coding sequence ATGGTGCAGACCCGTGACGACATTCTGAGTTTGCTCGAAGCCAAGGGCGCACAGGTGGCCAAGGAGGCCCAGCGAGGCGTCATTCTCCAGCCGGGGGCCTTGGGCGACTGCATTCTGACGTTGCCGCTGGTCAAAGTCATGACCGAGGCGCTCGGTCTCGGCGGCGTCGATCTCGTCGGACACAGTGAGTACATCGGCATCCTGCCGGGCCGCAGTTGCGTCAGCAGCGTTCGTTCGATCGATTCGACCGAGCTGCACCGCCTGTTCGTCGAACCGGCCAAGTTCGATCTGGCCGACCGCGATCCCCTGATCAACACGTTCGCCGACTACGCATGGATCGTCACGTTTCTTGGCGAGCCGGACGGACCTTTCGAACAGAACCTGATCTTCACGGCCAATTGCAGCCACAGCGCCGAGATTATCACTCTGTCGCTCAAACCACCCCAGGACGCCGGACGGCACGTCGCCGAGCACTACGTCCACCAGTTCGCCCGCCAGAGCAGTCTGCCGCCGGACCAGGCGAAGGTCGCAACCGTCGAGCCTCTGATTCAGGTGACTGCCGCCGACCGCGAACGTGGGCTGGAGATGGTCGAACAGATGGGCATCGATGTTTCCAGGCGGCTCGTGGTGATCCATCCCGGCAGCGGCGGTCGCCACAAATGCTGGCACATCGCGAATTTCCTCGACGTTGCCCGGACGCTTCGCGATAGGGAAATCGAGGTCTTGTTTCTGCTCGGACCGGCCGAGGTGGAACGCTTCGAGAGCATGGATAAGGCCCGTCTGTACGCCACGGCCAGGTGTGCCGCACACCTGCCTCTGAGCCGGGTCGTCGATCTTCTGGCATGTGCCGATGCGTTCCTCGGCAACGACAGCGGGGTCACGCACCTTGCCGCCGGGATGGGGTTGCGCACGATCGCCATGTTCGGCCCGACCGACCCAGCCCTGTACCAGCCGATCGGCCCGGCGGTAACCGTCCTTCAGGACCCGCACGACCGGTTCACCCGACAGCCCTGCCCCGATCTCCAGAAGGTCGTCGCCGAAGGCCTCGCCGCACCGCCACAGAGTCCCGCGACCGCCTGA
- a CDS encoding type II toxin-antitoxin system PemK/MazF family toxin encodes MNRFEVWLVNLDPTIGSETRKTRPAVIVSPDELNKHLRTVIVVPLTTGRTYPFRVATKVAGKPGVAAVDQIRTVDKQRLVKKVGTVSGKTRQNLLDTLAALFAD; translated from the coding sequence ATGAACCGATTCGAAGTCTGGTTGGTCAACCTCGATCCCACCATTGGCAGCGAGACCCGAAAGACCCGACCGGCTGTCATCGTCAGTCCGGATGAGTTGAACAAGCACCTTCGCACGGTGATCGTGGTCCCATTGACAACGGGCAGAACCTATCCGTTTCGCGTGGCCACGAAGGTCGCCGGCAAGCCCGGCGTCGCCGCCGTCGACCAGATCCGAACCGTGGACAAACAGCGTCTTGTCAAGAAGGTCGGAACCGTCTCCGGCAAAACGCGCCAGAATCTGCTCGATACCCTGGCTGCGCTGTTCGCCGATTGA